Proteins encoded in a region of the Pseudomonas sp. PDNC002 genome:
- a CDS encoding GNAT family N-acetyltransferase — protein sequence MHDTPLTILHNPALSDAQCAGIAALYRAVGWGSPGSAAELRDLYEFSSYFLLALDGDQVLGLLRAESETAQTTWLAEIAVLPGFQSRGIGLALMARFLADHPNRTLYTDATEGVEEFFLRHGIALRRPRVPGPRKVDA from the coding sequence ATGCACGACACGCCGCTGACGATCCTGCACAACCCGGCACTGAGCGACGCCCAGTGCGCCGGTATTGCCGCGCTGTACCGCGCCGTGGGTTGGGGCTCCCCCGGCAGCGCCGCGGAACTGCGCGATCTCTATGAATTCTCCAGCTACTTCCTGCTGGCCCTGGACGGCGACCAAGTGCTCGGCCTGCTGCGTGCGGAAAGCGAGACGGCACAGACCACCTGGCTGGCGGAGATCGCCGTGCTGCCGGGCTTCCAGTCGCGCGGGATCGGCCTGGCGCTGATGGCGCGCTTCCTCGCCGACCACCCGAACCGCACGCTCTACACGGACGCCACCGAGGGTGTGGAGGAATTCTTCCTGCGCCATGGCATCGCCCTGCGCCGGCCACGGGTACCGGGACCGCGCAAGGTGGATGCCTGA
- the ggt gene encoding gamma-glutamyltransferase, with the protein MSLLNSRSRASLLGFCGLLLLSVALQAAERPAQASVATAHPSATVAGLETLADGGNAFDAAVAIAAALAVVEPYGSGLGGGGFFLLRKAGSPPTYHFIDARERAPLAAHARMYERNGKVDPQLSLNGPLAAGIPGLPAALADITSRYGRKTLANNLVPAIRLATDGVSIDRVYIDRASWRLDAMRQDRETARIFLDQGNLPEEYSLMRQPQLANTLEKLSRYGRSGFYEGETAEKLVEGVRAAGGVWTLQDLAGYQTVERPALRYPLADGKELISAPPPSAGGIALAQSLGMLQQLPWQKAEPVQRVHYVVETLRRAYRDRGLLGDPDRVANPVNQLLAPDYLKRLAAGIDPQRATPSSSLPPAPAWREGDHTTHFVVMDADGNAVAATLSVNLPFGAAFTVPGTGVLLNDEMDDFATDISGANAYQLAGSQANAVAGGKRPLSSMSPSFIESPTELAAFGTPGGSRIPSMVLLAMLDYLDGKPVQRWVSSPRYHHQFLPDVIEHEPRAFSAAEMADLQRRGYTLKDVGRAYGNQQVLLWNKKSGEVQSASDPRGIGLATELAAPLR; encoded by the coding sequence ATGTCCCTGTTGAATTCCCGTTCCCGCGCCTCCCTGCTCGGCTTCTGCGGCCTGCTGTTGCTCAGTGTCGCCCTGCAGGCTGCGGAACGTCCCGCGCAAGCCAGCGTCGCCACCGCACACCCATCCGCCACCGTAGCGGGCCTGGAAACCCTCGCCGACGGCGGTAACGCCTTCGATGCGGCCGTGGCCATCGCCGCCGCGCTGGCGGTGGTCGAGCCCTATGGCTCGGGCCTGGGCGGTGGCGGCTTCTTCCTCCTGCGCAAGGCCGGCAGCCCGCCGACCTACCACTTCATCGACGCCCGCGAGCGCGCTCCGCTGGCCGCCCACGCGCGGATGTACGAGCGCAACGGCAAGGTCGATCCTCAGCTCTCGCTCAACGGCCCGCTGGCCGCCGGCATCCCCGGCCTGCCCGCCGCCCTCGCGGATATCACCAGCCGTTATGGTCGCAAGACCCTGGCGAACAATCTCGTGCCGGCGATCCGCCTGGCCACCGATGGCGTGTCCATCGACCGCGTCTACATCGACCGCGCCTCCTGGCGCCTCGACGCCATGCGCCAGGACCGCGAGACCGCACGCATCTTCCTCGACCAGGGCAACCTGCCGGAGGAATACAGCCTGATGCGCCAGCCGCAGTTGGCCAACACCCTGGAGAAATTGTCGCGCTACGGGCGCAGCGGTTTCTATGAGGGCGAGACCGCCGAGAAGCTGGTCGAAGGCGTACGCGCCGCGGGCGGCGTCTGGACGCTCCAGGACCTGGCCGGCTACCAGACCGTCGAACGCCCAGCGCTGCGCTACCCGCTGGCCGACGGCAAGGAGCTGATCAGCGCCCCACCGCCCTCCGCCGGTGGCATCGCCCTGGCACAGAGCCTGGGCATGCTGCAGCAGTTGCCCTGGCAGAAGGCCGAACCCGTGCAGCGCGTCCACTACGTCGTCGAGACCCTGCGCCGCGCCTACCGCGACCGCGGCCTGCTGGGCGACCCGGACCGCGTCGCCAACCCGGTCAACCAGTTGCTCGCACCGGATTACCTGAAGCGCCTGGCCGCCGGCATCGATCCGCAGCGCGCCACCCCCAGTTCTTCGCTGCCGCCCGCGCCCGCCTGGCGCGAGGGCGATCACACCACCCACTTCGTGGTGATGGACGCCGACGGCAATGCGGTGGCCGCCACACTGTCGGTCAACCTGCCCTTCGGCGCGGCCTTCACCGTGCCCGGCACCGGCGTGCTGCTCAATGACGAAATGGACGATTTCGCCACCGACATCAGCGGTGCCAACGCTTATCAGTTGGCCGGCAGCCAGGCCAACGCCGTGGCAGGCGGCAAGCGTCCGCTGTCGAGCATGAGCCCGAGTTTCATCGAGAGCCCCACCGAGCTGGCCGCCTTCGGCACGCCGGGCGGCAGCCGGATTCCCAGCATGGTGTTGCTGGCGATGCTGGATTACCTGGACGGTAAGCCGGTGCAGCGCTGGGTTTCCTCGCCGCGCTACCACCACCAGTTCCTGCCCGACGTGATCGAGCACGAACCGCGCGCCTTCAGCGCCGCCGAGATGGCCGACCTGCAGCGCCGCGGCTACACGCTGAAGGACGTCGGTCGGGCCTACGGCAATCAGCAGGTACTGCTGTGGAACAAGAAGTCCGGCGAAGTGCAGTCCGCCAGCGATCCGCGCGGCATCGGGCTGGCCACCGAACTGGCGGCGCCGCTGCGCTGA
- a CDS encoding pitrilysin family protein gives MSERNGLRYGLVGLIVIALIAGLVLFVSRPAAEPEAAAPAPAPAPAQPALAENAAPTGLQSLAEAAGKAPSHRKLNIQQWQTAEGARVLFVEAHELPMFDLRLTFAAGSSQDGDAYGLAMLTNAMLNEGVPGKDTSAIAAGFDDLGANFGNGSYRDMAVASLRSLSEPSKRDAALALFDQVIGQPTFPEEALARIKNQVMAGFEYQKQNPGKLAGLELFKRLYGDHPYAHSSDGNEKSVPKISVAQLRAFHQKAYAAGNVVIALVGDLTREQAESIAGSVSKSLPKGPALPAPGEPQTPKAGVTHIEFPSKQTQLMLAQLGITRNDPDYAALYLGNQILGGGGFGTRLMDQVREKRGLTYGVYSGFTGMQSRGPFTIGLQTRAEMSEGTLKLVQDIVRDYLDKGPTQKELDDAKRELAGSFPLSTASNADIVGQLGAIGFYNLPLDYLETFLSQVQGLSVEQVKEAMRRHLDPDAFVIVTAGPTVPQQPLPPPTDKPAAQPAGVPEH, from the coding sequence ATGAGTGAACGTAATGGCCTGCGCTACGGCCTGGTCGGGCTGATCGTCATCGCGCTGATCGCCGGACTGGTGCTGTTCGTTTCCCGCCCCGCCGCCGAGCCCGAAGCGGCCGCGCCCGCACCTGCACCTGCACCTGCACAACCAGCTCTCGCCGAAAACGCCGCACCCACCGGCCTGCAATCGCTCGCCGAAGCCGCCGGCAAGGCGCCCAGCCACCGCAAGCTGAATATCCAGCAATGGCAGACCGCCGAAGGCGCCCGCGTGCTTTTCGTCGAAGCCCATGAACTGCCGATGTTCGACCTGCGCCTGACCTTCGCCGCCGGCAGCAGCCAGGACGGCGATGCCTACGGCCTGGCCATGCTGACCAACGCCATGCTCAACGAAGGCGTGCCCGGCAAGGACACCAGCGCCATCGCCGCCGGTTTCGACGACCTGGGCGCCAACTTTGGCAACGGCTCCTACCGCGACATGGCCGTGGCCAGCCTGCGCAGCCTGAGCGAGCCGAGCAAGCGTGACGCCGCGCTGGCGCTGTTCGACCAGGTGATTGGCCAGCCGACCTTCCCTGAGGAGGCCCTGGCGCGCATCAAGAACCAGGTCATGGCCGGCTTCGAGTACCAGAAGCAGAACCCCGGCAAGCTGGCGGGCCTTGAGCTGTTCAAGCGGCTCTACGGCGACCATCCCTACGCCCACTCCAGCGACGGCAACGAGAAGTCGGTACCCAAGATCAGCGTCGCCCAGCTGCGCGCCTTCCACCAGAAGGCCTACGCCGCCGGCAACGTGGTCATCGCGCTGGTCGGCGACCTGACCCGCGAGCAGGCCGAATCCATCGCCGGCAGCGTTTCCAAGTCGCTGCCCAAGGGCCCCGCCCTGCCCGCGCCGGGCGAGCCGCAGACACCCAAGGCCGGCGTCACCCACATCGAGTTCCCGTCCAAGCAGACCCAGCTGATGCTGGCGCAACTGGGCATCACCCGTAACGATCCGGACTACGCCGCGCTCTACCTGGGCAACCAGATCCTCGGCGGCGGCGGCTTCGGTACCCGCCTGATGGACCAGGTGCGCGAGAAGCGCGGCCTGACCTACGGCGTGTACTCCGGCTTCACCGGCATGCAGTCGCGCGGGCCGTTCACCATCGGCCTGCAGACCCGCGCCGAAATGAGCGAAGGCACCCTCAAGCTGGTACAGGACATCGTCCGCGACTACCTCGACAAGGGTCCGACGCAGAAGGAACTGGACGACGCCAAGCGCGAACTGGCCGGCAGCTTCCCGCTGTCCACCGCGAGCAACGCCGATATCGTCGGCCAGCTGGGCGCCATCGGCTTCTACAACCTGCCGCTGGATTACCTGGAAACCTTCCTCAGCCAGGTCCAGGGCCTGAGCGTGGAGCAGGTGAAGGAAGCGATGCGCCGCCACCTCGACCCGGACGCTTTCGTCATCGTCACCGCCGGCCCCACCGTGCCGCAGCAACCGCTGCCGCCGCCCACCGACAAGCCCGCCGCGCAACCCGCCGGCGTACCGGAGCACTGA
- the coaD gene encoding pantetheine-phosphate adenylyltransferase, with translation MNRVLYPGTFDPITKGHADLVERASRLFDQVIIAVAASPKKNPLFPLEQRVELARQVTSHLPNVEVVGFSTLLAHFAKEQNANILLRGLRAVSDFEYEFQLANMNRQLAPDLESMFLTPSEKYSFISSTLVREIAALGGDITKFVHPAVASALAERFKR, from the coding sequence ATGAATCGAGTGTTGTACCCGGGTACCTTCGACCCCATCACCAAAGGCCATGCCGATCTGGTCGAACGCGCCTCGCGACTGTTCGACCAGGTGATCATTGCCGTCGCCGCCAGCCCCAAGAAGAATCCCCTGTTCCCGCTGGAACAGCGCGTCGAGCTGGCCCGCCAGGTCACCTCGCACCTGCCCAATGTAGAAGTCGTCGGCTTCTCCACGCTGCTCGCGCATTTCGCCAAGGAGCAGAACGCCAACATCCTGCTGCGCGGCCTGCGCGCGGTGTCGGACTTCGAGTACGAGTTCCAGCTGGCCAACATGAACCGCCAGCTCGCGCCCGACCTGGAAAGCATGTTCCTCACGCCGTCGGAGAAGTATTCCTTCATCTCCTCCACCCTGGTGCGCGAGATCGCGGCGCTGGGCGGCGACATCACCAAATTCGTCCATCCCGCGGTGGCCAGCGCCCTGGCCGAGCGCTTCAAGCGCTGA
- a CDS encoding twin-arginine translocation pathway signal protein has translation MTDTSLSAPGLSRRGVLKIGLLGGAFLATAGVTASLSGCSASTPANGFAVLRDSDLPFLRALIPVMLAGAVPAERMAEAVKGTIQSLDNSLNHLSPEMLKLTVQLFDVLALPITRGPLTGIWGSWDNASAQDVQNFLNRWQNSFISLLKMGHSSLLQLVMMAWYSRPESWGHCGYPGPPKI, from the coding sequence ATGACAGACACCTCCCTGAGCGCGCCGGGACTCTCCCGGCGCGGCGTGCTCAAGATCGGTCTGCTGGGCGGGGCCTTCCTCGCCACGGCGGGCGTCACCGCCAGCCTCAGCGGCTGCTCCGCCAGCACTCCGGCCAATGGCTTTGCCGTGCTGCGCGATTCCGATCTGCCTTTCCTGCGCGCGCTGATCCCGGTGATGCTGGCCGGCGCCGTACCCGCCGAGCGCATGGCTGAAGCCGTCAAAGGCACCATCCAGAGCCTGGACAACAGCCTGAACCACCTCTCCCCGGAAATGCTCAAGCTCACCGTGCAGCTGTTCGATGTGCTCGCCCTGCCGATCACCCGCGGGCCGCTCACCGGTATCTGGGGTAGCTGGGACAACGCCAGCGCGCAGGACGTACAGAACTTCCTGAACCGCTGGCAGAACAGCTTCATCTCCCTGCTGAAGATGGGCCACAGCTCGCTGCTGCAACTGGTGATGATGGCCTGGTACAGCCGCCCGGAATCCTGGGGCCATTGCGGCTACCCGGGTCCGCCGAAGATCTGA
- a CDS encoding coniferyl aldehyde dehydrogenase, whose product MVADIAYLQQTQQQISQLETLLERQRQAYRANPMPGAGQRIQWLKSLANLLVTEQKAIIDAINSDFSNRSADETLLAEVLPSLHGVHYATKRVKKWMKPSRRSVGMQFMPASAKVIYQPLGVVGVIVPWNYPLFLAIGPLTGALAAGNRVMIKMSESTPESARVLKELLGKIFPEDLVAVVQGEVDVGVAFSKLPFDHLLFTGATSVGKHVMRAAAENLTPVTLELGGKSPAIVSASVPMKDAAERIAFGKSLNAGQTCVAPDYVLVPQNRVDEFVESYRQVVQGFFPKLENNPDYTAIINERQLSRLNGYLADAQARGATVVPLFPQSQGRRLPQALVLNVTDEMKIMQEEIFGPLLPVIPYQNLDEALSYVNERDRPLALYFFGYDKREQDHVLAQTHSGGVCLNDTLLHVAQDDMPFGGVGPSGMGHYHGHEGFLTFSKAKGVFSKPRFNAARVIYPPYGKSLQKLVYKLFIR is encoded by the coding sequence ATGGTTGCCGATATCGCCTACCTGCAGCAGACCCAGCAGCAGATCAGTCAGCTGGAAACCCTTCTCGAACGCCAGCGCCAGGCGTATCGCGCCAATCCGATGCCGGGCGCCGGCCAGCGCATCCAATGGCTGAAGAGCCTCGCCAACCTGCTGGTGACCGAGCAGAAGGCGATCATCGATGCCATCAACAGCGACTTCAGCAACCGCTCCGCCGATGAAACCCTGCTGGCCGAAGTACTGCCCAGCCTGCACGGCGTGCATTACGCGACCAAACGCGTGAAGAAGTGGATGAAACCGTCGCGCCGTTCCGTAGGCATGCAGTTCATGCCGGCCTCGGCCAAGGTCATCTACCAGCCGCTGGGCGTGGTCGGCGTGATCGTGCCGTGGAACTACCCGCTGTTCCTCGCCATCGGCCCGCTGACCGGGGCGTTGGCCGCCGGCAACCGGGTGATGATCAAGATGAGCGAATCCACACCGGAATCCGCCCGCGTCCTGAAGGAGCTGCTGGGCAAGATCTTCCCCGAGGACCTGGTCGCCGTGGTGCAGGGTGAAGTCGATGTCGGGGTAGCCTTCTCCAAGCTGCCCTTCGACCACCTGCTGTTCACCGGCGCCACCAGCGTCGGCAAGCACGTGATGCGCGCCGCCGCCGAGAACCTCACCCCGGTCACCCTGGAACTGGGCGGCAAGTCGCCGGCCATCGTCTCGGCCAGCGTGCCGATGAAGGACGCCGCCGAGCGCATCGCCTTCGGCAAATCGCTCAACGCCGGGCAGACCTGCGTGGCGCCGGACTACGTACTGGTGCCGCAGAACCGCGTCGACGAGTTCGTCGAGAGCTACCGCCAGGTGGTCCAGGGCTTCTTCCCGAAACTGGAGAACAACCCGGACTACACCGCGATCATCAACGAGCGCCAGCTGTCGCGCCTGAACGGCTACCTCGCCGACGCCCAGGCCCGCGGCGCCACCGTCGTGCCGCTGTTCCCACAGTCCCAGGGCCGCCGCCTGCCGCAGGCGCTGGTGCTGAACGTGACCGACGAGATGAAGATCATGCAGGAAGAGATCTTCGGCCCGCTGCTGCCGGTGATCCCCTACCAGAACCTCGACGAGGCGCTCAGCTACGTCAACGAGCGCGACCGTCCGCTGGCGCTGTACTTCTTCGGCTACGACAAGCGCGAGCAGGACCACGTGCTGGCCCAGACCCATTCGGGCGGCGTGTGCCTGAACGACACCCTGCTGCACGTCGCCCAGGACGACATGCCCTTCGGCGGCGTCGGCCCGTCCGGCATGGGCCACTACCACGGCCACGAAGGCTTCCTGACCTTCTCCAAGGCCAAGGGTGTGTTCAGCAAGCCGCGCTTCAACGCTGCGCGGGTGATCTACCCGCCCTACGGTAAATCGCTGCAGAAGCTGGTCTACAAGCTGTTCATTCGCTGA
- a CDS encoding TetR/AcrR family transcriptional regulator, producing MAPRINTRDRIAQASLELFNAQGERSVTTNHIAAHLGISPGNLYYHYRNKQVIIAQLFAEYESHVDQFLHLPEGRALTVEDKTFYLEALLAAMWHYRFLHRDLEHLLDSDPELAAGYRSFARRAMDNAKAIYRGFVEAGILQMDEPQLEALTLNAWIILTSWVRYLCTTREVASDLSEALMRRGIYQVLALESGHIAPPFREAVAAVFDRLYVPLEG from the coding sequence ATGGCACCACGCATCAATACCCGTGACCGCATTGCCCAGGCCAGCCTCGAGCTGTTCAACGCCCAGGGCGAGCGCAGCGTCACCACCAACCACATCGCCGCGCACCTGGGCATCTCGCCGGGCAACCTGTACTACCACTACCGCAACAAGCAGGTGATCATCGCCCAGCTGTTCGCCGAGTACGAAAGCCACGTCGACCAGTTCCTGCACCTGCCCGAGGGCCGCGCGCTGACGGTGGAGGACAAGACCTTCTACCTCGAGGCGCTGCTCGCCGCGATGTGGCACTACCGCTTCCTGCACCGCGACCTTGAGCACCTGCTGGACTCCGACCCGGAGCTGGCCGCCGGCTATCGCTCCTTCGCCCGCCGCGCCATGGACAACGCCAAGGCGATCTACCGGGGCTTCGTCGAGGCCGGGATCCTGCAGATGGACGAACCCCAGCTCGAGGCGCTGACCCTCAACGCCTGGATCATCCTCACCTCCTGGGTGCGTTACCTGTGCACGACCCGCGAGGTGGCCAGCGACCTCAGCGAAGCGCTGATGCGGCGCGGCATCTACCAGGTGCTGGCGCTGGAAAGCGGGCACATTGCACCGCCGTTCCGCGAGGCGGTGGCGGCGGTGTTTGATCGGTTGTATGTGCCGTTGGAAGGCTGA
- the rsmD gene encoding 16S rRNA (guanine(966)-N(2))-methyltransferase RsmD, whose protein sequence is MSKRPGGAPRAVQKPHGGQGQLRIIGGEWRSRRFAFPDGPGLRPTPDRVRETLFNWLAAYVPGARVLDPFAGSGALFLEALSRGASAGLALDTNGEAVAALRGTLDTLKCANGQLLMTDSLRYLDAPASQAFDLVFLDPPFHQDLLQNACRLLEERGWLAKDAWIYTESEAVPSSLGLPGNWRLHREKTAGSVHYALWQREG, encoded by the coding sequence ATGAGCAAACGACCCGGCGGCGCCCCGCGCGCCGTACAGAAGCCCCACGGCGGCCAGGGCCAGTTGCGCATCATCGGCGGCGAATGGCGCAGCCGGCGCTTCGCCTTCCCCGACGGCCCGGGCCTGCGCCCGACGCCGGACCGGGTGCGCGAAACCCTGTTCAACTGGCTGGCGGCCTACGTCCCTGGCGCCCGCGTGCTCGATCCCTTCGCTGGCAGCGGCGCGCTGTTCCTCGAAGCGCTATCGCGCGGCGCCAGCGCGGGCCTGGCGCTGGATACCAACGGCGAAGCCGTGGCCGCCCTGCGCGGCACCCTCGACACCTTGAAATGCGCCAACGGCCAGTTGTTGATGACCGACTCGCTGCGCTACCTCGATGCGCCGGCATCGCAAGCCTTCGACCTGGTCTTCCTCGACCCGCCCTTCCACCAGGACCTGCTGCAGAACGCCTGCCGCCTGCTGGAAGAGCGCGGCTGGCTGGCCAAGGACGCCTGGATCTACACCGAAAGCGAAGCGGTGCCCTCCAGCCTCGGCCTGCCGGGTAACTGGCGGTTGCATCGGGAGAAAACCGCGGGCTCGGTGCATTACGCGCTGTGGCAGCGGGAAGGCTGA
- a CDS encoding GMC family oxidoreductase — protein MPVPDLFAEGLARGWKVHNGSRLDKDLTLEADVVIVGTGAGGGTTAETLSAAGYKVLLVEEGPLKTSSDFKMQEADAYPNLYQEGIGRMSKDGAITILQGRAVGGTTLVNWTSSFRTPEPTLEHWAKEHGVKGHSVAEMAPWFEKMEQRLGVAPWIMPPNANNDVIRNGCEKLGLHWKVIPRNVRGCWNIGYCGMGCPTNAKQSMLVTTIPATLEKGGELLFLARADRLLLDGNKVSGLECSAMDERCVAPTGRKITIKARHYVLSGGGINTPAILLRSKAPDPNGRVGQRTFLHTVNFSAALFDEVINPFYGAPQSIYSDHFQWDDGATGRMSYKLEVPPLQPALSATLLGRFGEDNALRMEQLPHTNVILALMRDGFHPDSAVGSVSLRGDDTPVLDYQMTDYTWDGIRRAFHTMADIQFAAGAKAVLPLHADAGYVKTAKEAHELIDSLSLELYRTRLGSAHVMGGCAMGEDPKQSVCDSLGRHHQLENLSIHDGSLFPTSIGANPQLSVYGLTAQLADALAKRLGKA, from the coding sequence ATGCCTGTACCTGATCTGTTCGCCGAGGGCCTGGCCCGCGGTTGGAAAGTCCACAACGGCTCGCGCCTGGACAAGGACCTGACCCTGGAAGCCGATGTCGTGATCGTCGGCACCGGCGCCGGCGGCGGCACCACCGCCGAAACCCTCAGCGCCGCCGGCTACAAGGTGCTGCTGGTGGAGGAAGGCCCGCTCAAGACCAGCAGCGACTTCAAGATGCAGGAAGCCGACGCCTACCCGAACCTGTACCAGGAAGGTATCGGCCGGATGAGCAAGGACGGCGCCATCACCATCCTCCAGGGCCGCGCCGTGGGCGGCACCACATTGGTCAACTGGACCTCCAGCTTCCGCACCCCGGAGCCGACCCTGGAGCACTGGGCCAAGGAACACGGCGTGAAGGGCCACAGCGTCGCCGAGATGGCGCCCTGGTTCGAGAAGATGGAACAGCGCCTGGGCGTCGCGCCCTGGATCATGCCGCCCAATGCCAACAACGACGTGATCCGCAACGGCTGCGAGAAGCTCGGCCTGCACTGGAAGGTCATTCCGCGTAACGTTCGTGGCTGCTGGAACATCGGCTACTGCGGGATGGGCTGCCCTACCAACGCCAAGCAGTCGATGCTGGTCACCACCATTCCGGCCACCCTGGAGAAAGGCGGCGAACTGCTGTTCCTCGCCCGCGCCGACCGCCTGCTGCTCGACGGCAACAAGGTCAGCGGCCTGGAATGCTCGGCCATGGACGAACGCTGCGTCGCCCCCACCGGCCGCAAGATCACCATCAAGGCGCGCCACTACGTGCTCTCCGGCGGCGGCATCAATACCCCGGCGATCCTCCTGCGCTCCAAGGCGCCGGACCCGAACGGCCGCGTCGGCCAGCGCACCTTCCTGCACACGGTGAACTTCAGCGCCGCGCTGTTCGACGAAGTGATCAACCCCTTCTACGGCGCGCCGCAGTCGATCTATTCCGACCACTTCCAATGGGACGACGGCGCCACCGGGCGCATGTCCTACAAGCTCGAAGTGCCGCCGCTGCAACCGGCGCTCAGCGCCACCCTGCTCGGCCGCTTCGGCGAGGACAACGCCCTGCGCATGGAGCAGTTGCCGCACACCAACGTGATCCTGGCGCTGATGCGCGACGGCTTCCACCCGGACAGCGCGGTGGGCTCCGTCAGCCTGCGCGGCGACGACACCCCGGTGCTCGACTACCAGATGACCGACTACACCTGGGACGGCATCCGCCGCGCCTTCCACACCATGGCCGACATCCAGTTCGCCGCCGGCGCCAAGGCCGTACTACCGCTGCATGCCGACGCTGGCTATGTGAAGACCGCCAAGGAGGCCCACGAGCTGATCGACAGCCTGAGCCTGGAGCTGTACCGCACCCGCCTGGGCAGCGCCCACGTGATGGGCGGCTGCGCCATGGGCGAGGACCCGAAGCAGTCGGTGTGCGACAGCCTCGGCCGCCACCACCAGCTGGAGAACCTGTCGATCCACGACGGCTCGCTGTTCCCCACCAGCATCGGCGCCAACCCGCAGCTCTCGGTCTACGGCCTCACCGCGCAACTGGCCGATGCCCTGGCCAAGCGGCTGGGCAAGGCCTGA
- a CDS encoding YfhL family 4Fe-4S dicluster ferredoxin, with translation MSLKITDDCINCDVCEPECPNAAISQGEEIYVIDPNLCTECVGHYDEPQCQQVCPVDCIPLDETHVESKEELMEKYKKLTGKA, from the coding sequence ATGTCCCTGAAAATCACTGACGATTGCATCAACTGCGACGTCTGCGAACCCGAGTGCCCCAATGCCGCGATCTCCCAGGGCGAGGAGATCTACGTCATCGACCCGAACCTGTGCACCGAGTGCGTCGGTCACTATGACGAGCCGCAGTGCCAGCAGGTCTGCCCGGTCGACTGCATCCCCCTCGACGAAACCCACGTCGAGAGCAAGGAAGAGCTGATGGAGAAGTACAAGAAGCTCACCGGCAAGGCCTGA
- a CDS encoding hydrolase produces the protein MTIPSPFKPAWWLPGPHLQTLYGSLLRQLPSLLRTRERLWLEDGDFIDLDWHGPHEADAPLVLALHGLTGSSSSHYIVGLQQQLAAQGWASVALNWRGCSGESNLLPRGYHSGVSEDLASVVAHVRAKRPMAPLYAVGYSLGGNVLLKYLGESSEDCPLKGAVAVSVPFRLDQCADRIGIGFSKVYQAHFMRELVAYVQTKRQAFAAGGHAENLAALERLGPLDGMRTFWDFDDRVTAPLHGFADVHDYYRRASSRYYLGGIRVPTLIIQSSDDPFIHANSVPQLDELSASTQLELLSHGGHVGFIGGSPGRPDYYLERRIPQWLRDRQPR, from the coding sequence ATGACTATACCTTCCCCGTTCAAACCCGCCTGGTGGCTCCCCGGCCCGCACCTGCAGACGCTCTATGGCTCGCTCCTGCGCCAGTTACCCAGTCTCCTGCGCACCCGCGAGCGCCTGTGGCTGGAAGATGGCGACTTCATCGATCTGGACTGGCACGGCCCGCACGAAGCCGATGCACCGCTGGTGCTGGCGCTGCACGGGCTGACCGGCTCGTCGTCCTCGCACTATATCGTCGGCCTGCAACAACAACTGGCGGCGCAGGGCTGGGCCAGCGTGGCGCTGAACTGGCGCGGCTGCTCGGGCGAGTCGAACCTGCTGCCGCGCGGCTATCACTCAGGCGTCAGCGAAGACCTCGCCTCGGTGGTCGCCCATGTCCGCGCCAAACGGCCAATGGCGCCGCTCTATGCGGTGGGTTATTCGCTGGGCGGCAATGTACTGCTCAAGTACCTGGGCGAATCTTCGGAGGATTGCCCGCTGAAAGGCGCGGTCGCGGTGTCGGTGCCGTTCCGCCTGGACCAGTGTGCGGACCGCATCGGCATCGGCTTCTCCAAGGTCTACCAGGCACACTTCATGCGCGAGCTGGTGGCCTATGTGCAGACCAAGCGCCAGGCCTTCGCCGCCGGCGGTCATGCGGAAAACCTTGCCGCGCTGGAACGCCTCGGCCCGCTCGATGGCATGCGCACCTTCTGGGACTTCGATGACCGGGTGACTGCGCCGCTGCACGGTTTCGCCGATGTGCACGACTACTACCGGCGTGCTTCCAGTCGCTACTACCTGGGCGGCATACGGGTGCCGACGCTGATCATCCAGTCCAGCGACGATCCGTTCATCCACGCGAATAGTGTGCCCCAGCTGGACGAACTGTCTGCCTCGACTCAGCTGGAGCTTTTGTCCCACGGTGGCCACGTCGGCTTCATTGGCGGCTCGCCGGGGCGTCCGGATTATTATCTGGAGCGCCGTATTCCGCAGTGGCTGCGCGACCGCCAGCCGCGCTGA